In a genomic window of Saccharomyces kudriavzevii IFO 1802 strain IFO1802 genome assembly, chromosome: 2:
- the MRX18 gene encoding 17-beta-hydroxysteroid dehydrogenase-like protein (similar to Saccharomyces cerevisiae YBR056W; ancestral locus Anc_3.266) gives MIGSLKNKFEHFKISEKGGKELSTTLPKLPSSKDLDESTIYKYRYNYGVNLGALFVLEPWIFSKETVCTVDGKEYDCEFDAISHQLKKHSAKDVAKMLSDHYKKYIDRIDWDWLSKDAHITALRIPIGYWHVEDGKHLDSLPFAPLKNVYELARPWQQLAGLISTAKEHNIGVLIDLHGLPGGANCDSHSGLKNGEAEFFHKEKYMTKVYKEILPAIITTMTLKNENIIGIQVVNEACFANNPKGQKFYYSEAINIIEKLQPGLPVVISDGWWPQQWADWVKEKKFSETVVIDSHVYRCFSDSDRSKDANTIIKDLINTVNFPRADADYTVGEFSGVLDGQTWNRTSSDRDSTVQKYVQAQVDVFSHVASWGWFFWTLQFEYGDGGEWGLAPMMQKGNLPKRPHGHDLKIDKRKIDSIIQEHKVYWDGKGKKFEHWRFEDGINMAVDDMIAFRTFDNSLIGRWHSWKSQRRAEYISAKKDSEFMWEWDQGYWRGLDEFNKY, from the coding sequence ATGATCGGTTCACTTAAAAACAAATTTGagcatttcaaaatttctgaaaagGGCGGTAAAGAGCTTTCAACTACACTACCAAAACTACCATCTTCAAAGGACCTCGACGAATCAACTATCTACAAGTACCGTTATAATTATGGTGTAAACTTGGGGGCATTGTTCGTGCTCGAACCATGGATTTTTTCTAAAGAAACTGTGTGTACGGTAGATGGCAAGGAATACGACTGTGAATTTGATGCCATTTCTcaccaattgaaaaaacattcCGCTAAAGACGTTGCAAAAATGTTAAGTGATCACTACAAGAAATATATTGATCGAATCGACTGGGATTGGCTCTCCAAAGATGCTCATATTACGGCACTACGTATTCCAATTGGATACTGGCATGTTGAAGACGGGAAACATTTAGACTCGTTACCTTTTGCCCCGTTGAAGAACGTTTATGAATTAGCCAGACCTTGGCAACAGCTTGCAGGATTAATAAGCACGGCCAAGGAACACAACATAGGTGTATTGATAGATTTACATGGCCTACCAGGAGGCGCCAATTGTGACTCTCACAGTGGCCTCAAGAATGGCGAAGCTGAGTTTTTCCACAAGGAAAAGTATATGACTAAAGTttacaaagaaattttgcCTGCAATTATTACAAcaatgactttgaaaaatgaaaacatcattgGAATTCAAGTTGTTAATGAAGCGTGCTTTGCTAATAATCCTAAGGGTCAAAAATTCTACTATTCGGAAGCGATTAACATCATCGAAAAGCTTCAACCTGGTTTACCTGTAGTAATATCCGATGGCTGGTGGCCCCAACAATGGGCAGACTGGgtcaaagagaaaaaattcagcGAAACTGTGGTCATTGATTCTCATGTATACCGTTGTTTTTCTGATTCTGATAGGTCCAAAGATGCCAATACTATAATAAAAGATTTAATCAACACTGTAAACTTCCCTCGTGCAGATGCTGACTATACCGTTGGTGAATTCTCTGGCGTTCTTGATGGACAAACTTGGAACAGGACATCTAGTGATCGGGATTCGACAGTCCAAAAGTACGTACAAGCTCAAGTGGATGTCTTTTCTCATGTGGCCAGCTGGGGTTGGTTTTTCTGGACCTTGCAATTTGAATACGGTGATGGAGGTGAATGGGGTTTAGCGCCGATGATGCAAAAAGGGAACTTACCAAAACGTCCTCATGGTcatgatttgaaaatcgacaaaaggaaaatagaTTCAATAATCCAAGAACACAAGGTTTATTGGGACGGTAAAGGCAAGAAATTCGAACATTGGAGATTTGAGGATGGTATCAATATGGCCGTAGACGATATGATTGCCTTCAGAACGTTTGACAATTCTCTGATTGGCAGATGGCATTCTTGGAAATCACAAAGAAGAGCTGAATACATTTCCGCTAAGAAAGACAGTGAATTCATGTGGGAATGGGACCAAGGCTACTGGCGCGGGTTAGACGAGTTTAATAAGTATTAA
- the MNC1 gene encoding Mnc1p (similar to Saccharomyces cerevisiae YDR034W-B and YBR056W-A; ancestral locus Anc_3.267), producing the protein MRHQYYQAQPMYYQPQPQPIYIQQGPPPPRNDCCCCCNCGDCCSAIANVLCCLCLIDICCGCM; encoded by the coding sequence ATGAGACACCAGTACTATCAGGCACAACCAATGTATTACCAACCACAACCGCAACCCATCTACATACAACAAGGGCCACCACCGCCAAGAAATgattgctgttgctgttgcaaTTGTGGCGACTGCTGCTCAGCCATTGCTAACGTTTTGTGTTGCCTCTGTTTAATCGATATATGTTGTGGCTGCATGTGA
- the MUM2 gene encoding Mum2p (similar to Saccharomyces cerevisiae MUM2 (YBR057C); ancestral locus Anc_3.269): MNYMAYDYDPQHSLETSFNNLAFHPHQQSQQQALYEASENDGRSGLMNPLVQANKLNNSMIPQGSSASPLTGQHSLNGTANFNMPASMNTYNYQNIPQGPIRNTLSHNNIMNGATANDYWLDPMSNMTNTKDTNGNPNDSMSSMSNMTAKTSINSTAFKNSFAPFNHVTPLSINNVNSNQTNSNKDDRMETMEVKLQIKETQIESLENEIQKLKKIFNEGLNYKQNEYKYERENSHIPQTFVLPASLEVIFRKLSSSLRAKEKELAEVKENLESILTALALNPTNSVTKYGRYDAESIAHKMVVRLENLTNENREMAKMLAYGRSKETQIELQLAKKENLELREKIASLEAQLALKKTSNENTAN; the protein is encoded by the coding sequence atgaATTACATGGCTTATGATTATGATCCCCAACATTCGTTGGAAACATCCTTCAACAATTTGGCGTTTCATCCACATCAACAATCGCAGCAACAAGCTTTATACGAAGCCAGCGAGAATGATGGTAGATCAGGGTTGATGAACCCTTTAGTGCAGGCGaataaattgaataattccATGATTCCTCAAGGTTCATCGGCTAGTCCATTAACAGGTCAACATAGCTTGAATGGTACGGCAAACTTCAATATGCCTGCATCAATGAATACCTATAATTACCAGAATATACCACAAGGACCTATCAGAAATACTCTCAGtcataataatattatgaaTGGGGCAACTGCTAATGACTATTGGCTGGATCCAATGAGTAATATGACAAATACCAAGGATACTAATGGAAATCCTAATGACTCAATGTCCTCGATGTCCAATATGACTGCTAAGACCTCAATCAACAGCACAGCATTTAAGAATTCATTTGCTCCTTTCAATCACGTGACGCCGCTTTCAATCAATAACGTTAACAGCAATCAGACAAATTCGAATAAAGATGACAGAATGGAAACAATGGAGGTGAAATTGCAAATCAAAGAGACCCAAATCGAATCACTCGAGaatgaaattcaaaagctaaaaaaaattttcaacgaGGGTTTAAACTACAAGCAAAATGAATATAAGTACGAAAGGGAAAACTCCCATATACCCCAGACTTTTGTTTTGCCAGCTTCATTAGAAGTGATATTTAGAAAgttatcttcttcactgCGTGCGAAGGAGAAAGAGTTAGCAGaggtgaaagaaaatttggaaagtATATTGACTGCACTGGCGTTGAACCCAACAAATTCAGTGACCAAGTATGGGAGATACGACGCCGAGTCGATTGCTCATAAGATGGTGGTCAGGCTAGAAAATTTGACCAACGAAAATAGAGAAATGGCCAAGATGTTAGCTTATGGCAGATCAAAGGAAACTCAGATCGAACTGCAGCTAgctaaaaaggaaaatctAGAGTTGAGAGAAAAGATAGCATCTTTAGAGGCTCAACTggctttgaagaaaacttcaaaCGAAAACACTGCtaattga
- the UBP14 gene encoding ubiquitin-specific protease UBP14 (similar to Saccharomyces cerevisiae UBP14 (YBR058C); ancestral locus Anc_3.270), with protein sequence MAEAILESITIPAVLSKDECIYCFESPYNESLALNASPKHFLNICLDCFQAVCNRHLPLHSKVTKHACGSIHSNYLTIAKVEKSKQEDAQENNNNKKIKLQVIEKSEDETHDTFWSLQKFNGENVPRTVLLESTETNVSSTSLEKIEKIIRAKSQDFEDKKNSWELEISTCPHTENFQIPAKPEDAVNMNQCSSCDLTQNLWFCLHCGNIGCGREQIGIDGHSHALDHYRNNSNHPLAIKLGSLSSSTYDLYCYACDDETRFPDNVNLGAALQIYGINIQEKIADEKTLVQLQVEQNENWQFRMVDSSGKEFKRLLPNKDYGCGLINLGNSCYLNSVLQSLLNGGVPNWSLDFLGSEFPLDVVYPASNLKCQWIKLLNAMKCEPEIYPNGIKPTTFKKCVGKSHEEFSSNRQQDAMEFLTFLSDLLDRKFFSDSSSADSNPNDLVRFMMEDRLQCNKCGKVKYSYEPAEAIQLPLEENDDPQDLLEIIKAYFEGQTIEFKCANCKETVTANKRPGFKSLPPTLVLNPIRIKLQNWIPVKTSNELSLPGLSDKDDVLDLSSYLSQGFNPQAEDLLPDEDESDTKFTPNQCSISQLIEMGFTQNASARALFNTGNQDAESAMNWLFQHMDDPDLNDSFVAPPTNLKKDETEVDETSLTSILSMGLNPNLCRKALILNNGDVNRSVEWIFNNMDDDGRLPDPEGPTGRQQRKQKDLGYSTSRPYALTAVVCHKGNSAHSGHYVVFIRKLVAGEWKWVLYNDEKLVVAESIEDMKTNGYIYFYTRC encoded by the coding sequence ATGGCAGAAGCGATATTAGAAAGCATTACTATTCCTGCGGTTCTTTCAAAGGATGAGTGTATTTACTGCTTTGAGTCTCCTTATAATGAGTCACTAGCCCTCAACGCATCTCCCaagcattttttgaacataTGTTTAGATTGTTTCCAGGCTGTTTGCAATAGGCATCTCCCGCTACATTCCAAGGTCACAAAACATGCATGTGGATCGATCCATTCCAATTATTTAACTATTGCTAAAGtggaaaaatcaaagcaaGAAGACGCacaagaaaacaataataacaaaaaGATAAAACTACAAGTTATTGAGAAATCAGAAGACGAGACTCATGACACTTTTTGGAGTTTGCAAAAATTTAACGGTGAAAACGTGCCCAGAACTGTACTTTTAGAATCAACAGAGACGAACGTTTCTTCGACGTCCTTAGagaagattgaaaaaataataaggGCAAAATCACAGGATTTcgaagataaaaagaatTCGTGGGAGTTAGAAATCAGCACTTGCCCTCATACGGAAAACTTCCAGATTCCTGCTAAGCCTGAAGATGCTGTGAATATGAACCAATGCTCTTCATGCGACCTGACCCAAAATCTGTGGTTCTGCCTACATTGTGGCAACATAGGATGTGGTAGAGAGCAAATCGGGATTGATGGTCACTCTCATGCTTTGGATCATTATCGTAACAATAGTAATCACCCCTTGGCAATCAAATTAGGTTCATTAAGCTCTTCAACTTATGACTTGTACTGCTATGCCTGTGACGATGAGACTAGATTTCCAGATAATGTAAACTTGGGTGCTGCATTGCAAATATACGGAATCAATATACAAGAGAAGATTGCGGATGAAAAAACCCTAGTCCAGTTACAAGTAGAACAGAACGAAAACTGGCAATTCAGAATGGTCGATTCTAGTGGTAAAGAATTTAAAAGATTATTGCCAAACAAAGATTATGGCTGTGGCCTGATCAATTTGGGTAATTCATGCTACTTAAATTCGGTCTTGCAAAGTTTATTAAATGGTGGCGTCCCAAATTGGTCTTTAGATTTTTTAGGAAGTGAATTCCCATTGGACGTTGTCTATCCTGCAAGTAATTTGAAATGTCAGTGGATTAAGTTACTAAATGCTATGAAGTGTGAACCAGAAATTTATCCGAATGGTATCAAGCCCAccactttcaaaaagtgTGTAGGCAAAAGTCATGAAGAGTTTAGCTCCAATAGACAGCAGGACGCAATGGAATTTTTAACTTTCCTTTCGGACCTATTGGACAGGAAGTTTTTTTCCGACAGTTCATCAGCTGATTCGAATCCAAACGACTTGGTTAGGTTTATGATGGAGGATAGATTACAGTGTAATAAATGTGGGAAAGTCAAATACTCATATGAACCAGCAGAGGCTATACAGCTTCCcttagaagaaaatgacgaCCCTCAAGATTTGCTGGAGATAATTAAAGCGTATTTTGAAGGGCAAACAATTGAATTCAAATGTGCCAACTGTAAAGAAACAGTCACAGCGAACAAAAGACCTGGTTTCAAATCACTTCCACCAACACTCGTTTTAAATCCGATAAGAATTAAATTGCAGAATTGGATTCCTGTCAAGACAAGTAATGAACTTTCTTTACCAGGTTTAAGTGATAAAGACGATGTGCTTGATCTTTCATCTTATTTATCACAAGGATTTAACCCACAGGCGGAGGATCTATTGCCTGACGAGGACGAAAGCGACACAAAGTTTACCCCAAACCAATGCAGCATTTCTCAATTAATTGAAATGGGGTTTACTCAAAACGCCAGTGCGCGTGCTCTATTCAACACAGGTAACCAAGATGCTGAGAGCGCCATGAATTGGTTATTTCAACATATGGACGACCCTGATTTAAATGATTCCTTTGTTGCGCCTCCTACTAACctcaaaaaagatgaaacgGAAGTTGATGAGACCTCACTAACTTCAATATTATCTATGGGACTAAATCCTAATTTATGTCGTAAAGCTTTGATACTTAACAATGGCGATGTCAACCGCAGCGTGGAGTGGATCTTCAACAATATGGATGATGACGGAAGATTGCCTGATCCTGAAGGACCAACTGGACGGCAACaacgaaaacaaaaggATCTGGGCTATTCGACTTCTAGACCTTACGCTTTAACTGCGGTTGTTTGTCATAAGGGAAATTCTGCTCACTCAGGTCATTATGTTGTCTTTATCCGTAAATTAGTGGCAGGTGAATGGAAATGGGTCCTttataatgatgaaaaattggttgTTGCCGAAAGCATTGAAGATATGAAAACAAATGGTTACATTTATTTCTATACAAGATGCTAA
- the TSC3 gene encoding Tsc3p (similar to Saccharomyces cerevisiae TSC3 (YBR058C-A); ancestral locus Anc_3.272), whose product MMQHKNSMVYIPTTKETKRRNGKSGGILNAIEELVEKLYWTYYIHLPFYLMASIDSFFLHVFFLTIFSLSFFGIMKYCFL is encoded by the coding sequence ATGATGCAGCATAAAAACTCGATGGTGTACATACCCACCACGAAGGAAACTAAAAGACGTAACGGGAAATCAGGAGGGATACTAAATGCCATTGAAGAGTTGGTTGAAAAGCTTTATTGGACTTACTACATACACTTACCTTTTTACTTAATGGCCTCCATTGattcatttttccttcatgtGTTTTTCCTCACGATCTTTAGCTTAAGTTTCTTCGGTATAATGAAATATTGTTTCCTTTGA
- the AKL1 gene encoding serine/threonine protein kinase AKL1 (similar to Saccharomyces cerevisiae AKL1 (YBR059C); ancestral locus Anc_3.273), which produces MSITNGTSRSVSAMGHPAVERYTPGDIVCVGTHKVEIVNYLAEGGFAQIYVVKFLEYLNEFDNAASVPLKIGDLACLKRVLVHDENGLNEMRNEVEVMKKLKGAANVVQYYDSNASRRRDGVQGFEVLLLMELCPNKSLLDYMNQRLSTKLTETEIVKIMYDVALSISQMHYLPVPLIHRDIKIENVLVDAKDSFKLADFGSTSTCFPIVTTHQDIALLTQNIYVHTTPQYRSPEMIDLYRCLPINEKSDIWALGIFLYKLLFFTTPFEMTGQFAILHSKYEFPVNKYSSKLINLIIIMLAENPNLRPNIYQVLCHLCDILNVEVPIEDKYAEGPYNFARYTQFQNKLQNVQLQMYQLQQKKIVQNSKLSDSEENLLNDMFLSSFEISSKLPMNASDGPMTVSRKASQNVNKEMEEKKESPSDQKKSAMSEEKASKIAPNIIDVGTSKDTQEINTVQSPRIEDKSIFENKTPGELYYPSVSELDTYLDKELVKQPSDPTVSEKSPRLNTQSLPQRQKSTSSYSSGGRSMKSTSYGAATIGSDEVLTNEKTAGINKMKQHKSNNPFPKMNVPYHSSNELSNDASNFFLEEQKQGQRYQQAQNQTGTQGNIYPEEAQYQSRVEQHQQQQDQSQAPANYNQRAFYTGRDRATSKPMQLNGTVVGDSGNRRINFQSVPQNYPANSQSGYLPGQNSSAIPVARPVISMNQQQAQQIQAQQIQVKQQMQAQQQMQISNVNNTANYVSERANQTTDDIRTPQMSEQVATSNPVSEPMHSSTKSEGLLIELSPLKEDANKQSFQDKDVSQPAGMEDVGVQANKDLSNHRNGVLNLSLNEMDLSRDDTGAAVSSFSSSSSSSSIQPGKLSGRKGSNKRNKFSTEDLEDSIVSSESIDIDLDDARRGTPSERRPLHNERGHKDLSRSGDANKPNQFKNRDLSSVSTRQPRQSLDLNFQEVNLSSPTLTQEHRNKNDSSAPQSHHSHRVPPHTSTAISENKRHSTGHDSSTRLSAKHEAHRTSSKPRHDLERYRQSKDRDSNSSITISTSTPSEMRKSFARARQSLDLERVRRETMASNGTSSGGSSGKRRSFFSVFRSEK; this is translated from the coding sequence ATGTCGATCACGAACGGTACTTCAAGAAGCGTTTCAGCAATGGGCCACCCGGCAGTAGAGAGGTACACTCCGGGAGACATTGTCTGCGTGGGCACACATAAAGTTGAGATTGTGAATTATCTAGCAGAAGGTGGCTTTGCTCAAATTTACGTGGTGAAGTTTTTAGAGTATCtaaatgaatttgataatGCGGCGAGTGTTCCCTTGAAGATTGGTGACCTGGCATGCCTGAAAAGAGTTTTAGTTCATGATGAGAATGGGTTGAACGAGATGAGAAATGAAGTAgaagtgatgaagaagttgaaggGCGCCGCAAATGTGGTGCAGTACTATGATTCCAACGCCTCCCGTCGTCGTGATGGCGTTCAAGGGTTCGAGGTTCTTTTACTGATGGAATTGTGTCCAAACAAATCCTTGCTAGACTATATGAACCAGCGATTGTCAACCAAGCTAACAGAAACTGAAATTGTGAAAATCATGTATGATGTTGCCCTTTCGATCTCACAAATGCATTATCTTCCGGTTCCCTTGATTCATCGTGATATCAAGATCGAAAATGTTTTAGTGGATGCCAAGGACAGTTTTAAATTGGCTGATTTCGGGTCCACGTCAACATGTTTCCCCATTGTTACGACTCATCAAGACATTGCTCTTTTGACTCAAAACATCTACGTCCACACCACCCCTCAATATAGGTCTCCTGAAATGATTGATCTTTACCGATGCTTGCCCATAAACGAAAAGTCTGACATATGGGCACTGGGAATTTTCCTCTATAAATTGTTATTTTTCACCACTCCTTTTGAGATGACAGGGCAATTTGCTATATTACATTCTAAATATGAGTTTCCCGTGAATAAGTACTCATCAAAACTTATCAATTTAATCATCATAATGCTGGCGGAGAATCCAAATTTGAGACCGAATATCTATCAGGTGTTGTGTCATTTATGCGATATTTTGAATGTCGAAGTGCCAATCGAGGATAAATATGCGGAGGGTCCATACAACTTCGCTAGATATACACAATTCCAGAATAAACTGCAAAACGTTCAGTTGCAAATGTACCAACTgcaacaaaagaagatagtGCAAAATAGCAAGTTGAGTGACTCAGAAGAAAACTTATTGAACGATATGTTTCTCTcctcttttgaaatctcTTCTAAACTTCCCATGAATGCGAGTGATGGTCCTATGACAGTTTCCAGAAAAGCATCCCAGAACgtcaataaagaaatggaagaaaagaaggagagTCCTTCTGATCAGAAAAAATCTGCGATGTCTGAAGAAAAGGCGTCGAAAATTGCTCCTAATATTATCGATGTCGGTACATCAAAAGATACGCAAGAAATCAATACAGTTCAATCTCCAAGAATAGAAGACAAGTcgatttttgaaaataaaactccTGGTGAGTTATATTATCCAAGTGTAAGCGAACTAGACACCTATTTGGACAAAGAATTGGTCAAACAGCCGAGCGATCCGACTGTTTCTGAAAAAAGTCCTCGTTTGAATACGCAATCACTTCCCCAGAGACAAAAGAGCACAAGTTCTTACTCTTCTGGAGGGAGATCGATGAAGAGCACATCTTATGGAGCAGCAACTATCGGGTCAGACGAGGTATTGACGAACGAAAAAACTGCTGGtatcaataaaatgaaacagcataaatcaaataatccttttccaaaaatgaaTGTCCCATatcattcttcaaatgaattGAGTAACGACGCCAGTAACTTCTTCCTTGAAGAACAGAAACAAGGCCAAAGATACCAGCAAGCGCAAAATCAAACGGGGACGCAAGGAAATATCTATCCAGAAGAGGCTCAATATCAATCTAGGGTAGAACAGCATcagcaacaacaagatCAATCTCAAGCACCCGCTAATTACAATCAAAGAGCGTTTTACACAGGAAGAGATCGGGCTACTAGTAAGCCTATGCAGTTGAATGGAACTGTTGTGGGTGATAGCGGCAATAGAAGAATCAATTTTCAGAGTGTTCCTCAAAACTACCCTGCTAACTCTCAGTCGGGGTATCTTCCAGGTCAAAACTCCTCTGCAATTCCGGTCGCAAGGCCGGTTATCTCCATGAATCAGCAGCAGGCGCAGCAGATCCAAGCACAGCAGATTCAGGTCAAGCAGCAAATGCAAGCCCAACAGCAGATGCAGATATCTAATGTAAATAATACCGCCAATTACGTCTCCGAAAGGGCAAACCAAACTACAGATGATATCAGAACTCCTCAGATGAGTGAACAAGTTGCAACAAGCAATCCTGTCAGTGAACCAATGCATTCGTCCACCAAAAGTGAAGGTCTTCTCATTGAACTGTCACCACTAAAAGAAGATGCAAACAAGCAGTCTTTTCAAGATAAGGATGTATCCCAACCTGCTGGGATGGAAGATGTGGGGGTTCAAGCAAATAAGGATCTGAGCAACCATCGAAATGGCGTCCTAAATTTAAGTCTGAATGAAATGGACTTATCAAGAGACGACACTGGCGCTGCCgtctcttcattttcttcgtcttcttcttcttcctccatTCAACCAGGTAAGCTTTCTGGACGTAAAGGCTCTaacaaaaggaacaaattttcaacagaAGATTTAGAAGACAGTATTGTTTCCAGTGAGAGTATTGATATTGATTTGGATGACGCGAGAAGGGGAACCCCCTCTGAAAGAAGGCCGCTTCATAATGAAAGAGGACATAAAGACTTGTCGAGATCAGGCGATGCTAATAAGCCTAATCAATTTAAGAACAGGGACTTGAGCAGTGTATCCACAAGACAACCACGCCAGTCGTTGGATTTAAACTTCCAAGAGGTAAATTTGTCCTCTCCAACATTGACTCAAGAGCAtagaaacaaaaatgacTCATCTGCCCCACAATCACACCACTCACATAGAGTACCACCCCATACTTCCACCGCAATAAGTGAGAATAAGCGCCACAGTACTGGTCATGACTCATCAACTCGGTTGAGTGCTAAGCATGAGGCACATAGGACCAGTTCTAAGCCAAGACatgatttggaaagatACAGGCAATCGAAGGATAGGGACAGTAACAGCAGTATTACTATTAGTACATCGACTCCATCAGAAATGAGAAAATCCTTTGCTAGGGCTCGCCAATCACTCGACTTGGAAAGAGTTCGACGTGAAACGATGGCAAGTAATGGAACCAGTAGTGGTGGTAGTAGCGGGAAAAGAAGgtcttttttctcagtATTCAGAAGCGAGAAGTGA